From the Argentina anserina chromosome 3, drPotAnse1.1, whole genome shotgun sequence genome, the window gatcaacacaacaagtaaatgattcatttgcggaattgtggaatttacGCTCAAGATtgtaaggtgagtaaatctcacaatgacgaatctacccttgaggagattcataattacgcttaatttaaaagaatgaactatgatatgtatatgatatagtggattgtgtacgtgtataattggtaaaatgggtacatatatatggtttgctatattatatacagaggtgtaccagcgcttatGAGTACCTATATTTTGGATATATGGTAGtaagtggttgcccaatgtcgggaggcgtactaacatgaggggtaacagaggtgtaccagcgcttatgactacccgtattataaatgcatttggataaacagaggggttgcccgatttctcatgagtatatatattttcagttaatattggacaaccagatgggtcgtccaatgactcatgagtgcatttatgattgatgctttatgtattttcgtatatatatttatgcgagttatattgttgttttactcatacgagctgcaaagcttaccgggtttgtgtttacaatcccggtgcacctattcgatggtgtaggggataattccgcaggtgtggattagcggagtTGACGGACAAAcatgaagacttgaagttgttttattttatcttgtggtgaggattgagaagatttttacatttccatttgatataatgcatgaattataaatttggtttgtaataatcaatttaactgagttgtactatgaactcagtaatgatccgctgtgattttaatatgatttcgatttattgagattgtctTAGAACTTTTCATGGctttgaaatttgagtttcatacttaaTTTCGGGATCGTGACAGTTTGATAAATCATAACTCACGAGTGATGTGGTTGCGTTGCCAACCGTTGTCTCGTGAGTCTTGACCAAGAATTGTGGTTCTGTTTGGATTAATCATACGTCCTTCGTTTCAGGACTGATGATTGTTTTCTAACCAATAATACCGGGTCCAAGGACAAATACCCTCTCAATTCGTCACATAAAACTCTGCCTAGCATTTGATTCAAGGCCAATATTGAAAACAAAGACTCGAGCATTTCTTAGTGCAATCACAATACAAGAACAATGGCTAATGATGCTGATGCTAAGGCTGGATGTGAGCGTATCTTTAAACGCTTTGATTACAATGGTGATGGGAAAATTGCACTGAACGAGCTCGCAGATGCACTTAAAGCACTCGGCTCCTCTTCAGAAGAGGAAGTGCATCGACGAATGAAGGAGATTGATATGGACCATGATGGATTCATTTCACTGGAGGAGCTCTTCGCCTTCCAACGTGCCAACCCTGATCTGATGAAGGAAGTCATCAAGAAACTTTCGCAATAAAACTAGCTATCTGTACCATATTGATCCTGTTAATTATCATTGAAATCACTTATGAAAAATTAACGAATAATTAAAGCTCGAATAACATATaaataaatgtatatatagataaaattcttccttttttctttctgtaccATATTTACTTGTTGATCATGTCTTTCATGAATAAAACGTCTACATGTGTTTTCTCACTTTCTGGCCGGGTTCATCAATATATCTCTGCGCTGTAATTGTTCTGCAGAAATAACGTTGAAAATTGATTTGCAGCTATTGAGGAACAAAGGGTTCACATATGCAAGTACTTTGACCACAAAGGATTCATTCTATAATCAAACAGAGGTGATCTTTAGCAAGACAAAATAGTCAAAGAAAAGGATGGGGCACATTTTTTTCTGGAATATTACAGGACCATGAAGAGGCAAAAAGACTGcctcaactttttttttggtaaaaaaaaaatggtggACGGGTGGGTCTACCACTCCGGGCCCAGAGAGTATATACGGTACATACTCTCCTCAGATGGTACTTTTCACATGCAGATGATCGAACTAGTGACCTTCTATTACCAGGAGTATCACATCAGTATTCGTCAAACATGCAGATGCAGCCTGCATTACCACTACACCAAACCCCTTGAGTAAGACTGCCTCAACTTTGCCAACTATATATAAACCCTTCCGAAGTCATTCATAGTTTCATACACAACTATTGACTTCAACGTATGATTTGCGCCCGTGATAGTTTTGATTCTGTCTTTTCTCGAAGACAAAAAGAAGAGGTGGAGGTTAGGGTTGGTTGATTATTTGTCAAACTGCTGCTGCTTGTTTCCATTCTTATAGCGGCAGATAGCGATACGACCCtttcttgacagatacttgtAGTCTTTATTATACTTATTATACTTGTAGAATTTGATTCTCACTACAAAAAAAGTTGGTAATAGACACATTTATATGTGGCTAACATGTGGGCATTACCCATGTGACCATTGTAAAAAATGCCACAAACTTAATGCAAATGTGAcaattaaattattataataattaaattgtcACATTTGCATGAAATTTGTGGCATTTTTTGCAATAGTCACACCACTAAAAGCCACATATCCATATTTTTGTGACTTTTACATTTGTGGCTTTTACCCATATTTTTTGTAGTGTCTGTCTTTTCTCGAAGACAAAAAGAAGAGGTGGAGGTTAGGGTTGATTGATTTTTTGTCAAACTGCTGCTACGTGTTTCCATTCTTATAACGACAGATAGCGATTACACCCTTTCTTAACAGATACTTCTAGTCTAATACTTATTATACTGCGAGAATTGTAGCTGCAAATTGAATAGTACGTTGATACATCATtcaagcttcttcttttttttttttaaaggaagaCTACTGATGATAATCATGATATTAATGCAGCAAAGTATAAGTATTACAAGCTAGGTTAGTGTTGAAATGTgaactgaagaagaagatgaatttgGAGAATTTCCAAATGTATTTCATTCAGTTGAGTTTTACAAGGAACAATAGAAGACTAATATAACAAGCAAAAATAAAGCTAACAAACtaccaaacagtaaaaagCAAAGACAATTTACATTAGCTTGTTCCCTAAATTAAGGAGAAAAGAAAGGATGGAGAGACAGTGATTCAAGATTTGCGCAAATCTTCAGCCATGATCCAGCATTAAATGCAGCTTGAAGAGCTCCAACAACATGAACATGTGGAAACGATCATTCTTCACTTAACTGGAAACGACACTTATAGAACCAAACGACCACACAGCTGCAGACCCTGCAGCCCTTTCCTGCAGCCATGCATCACTGCCTGCACGACCCTGCAGTCCTTGCCCTGCATCACTGCAGCCCTACATCACTGTCTGCTACATCAATTATTCCAATAACCACAACCATTATGAAGAGGGTCTGCAGCTATGCTTGCATCCCCTGCCTCACTGCAACATTGCCTCAATAACCTTGAAGCTCATAAATAACTCAATGCACTGCACAATGCTCCAATAGTTAGAGAACATAATTCCCATCTGTCTGATTTCTAAACGGATCGATATAGTGGGGAGGGATTTAGAACGCAATCGATCATTGGACTCAGCTCATCCCAGTTGGGATTATCTGATCTTAGCATCTCATAGTCATTTGGATTCCAAAAGTTTATGTATGAGTTCATCGTTGGATCAATTACTTCATCTTTTAAAGCCAGCTTCTGGCTTGCTGAGAGTTGATTGTTTCCGTTGCACAGATGATTATTGTTAAAACGAGGAGTACTGCTCTTTTCAAGTTGATCATTCTTCTGGGCAGCCGAAGCACGTCCAAGACTTCCATCTGAGTCAGTACTGCATGTTTTGGAACTTGAGTCAGCTGCACTGAGCAGCTTGGAAGTTGTCTTTTGCCAATTTGTTTCATACTTTCTAGAAGAATTATTACGTTTTAAGATCCTGCAAAGGGTCCAAACTTCCTGCAAAAATCATCCAGAAATTATATTAGTTTCAGATCATTGCACATATGCACAAATAACTTCCAAGTTGAAGACATGCATGTTATATTGTTAAAAttgccttttcttttctttttttgtcattttttgaACTAATACTGAGGCTCGCTGGGTgaagtatatattttttaaatgtgTTATCCTGAGTGATCACACAACATGTTACATATTTAACGCGATTGAGTTCTACATATATAAGATGGATGAGCTTACAGCTTCTTCAGTGATGTCCTTGATACTAGAATGAGCATTAGTGATTGCGTTAGTATTTGGAAGACGAAACTCTTGCATCATCCAATCCGTTTTGGTACCCTTTCCGGCACTTCCTCTATAGTATACTAGGGATTTCTTTAAGCCaatgcaagtgtgggattctCCTCCAACTGAATATATAGGTTTGTCAATGCCGGTGGCTTTCCAAAACCCAGATTTTGTGACTCTATTAGGTCTTATGCTATTTCTGTATTTCTTTCCCCTTCGGCAAAAGAAGTACCACTCCTTCTCCCAAACTAAACCACTAGCTTCTGCATTTCACCAAATAGAGAGAACCATGTTAATTAATTGACAAATGTCTGGTATTTCGTACACTTCTGAGCATATGATATGCTATTAAGTAGCAGTAATTAGTTCCCAGGCTGGGAAACTTTATACACCTtggatcatttctagttttctaCTAGTATTTGCATGTCTTTGCCTTCAAAGGGTGCAAGAAGCTTTCTAGatggtgcatatatatatatatcacactTCCTTATGTTTACTCTTTGCTTTACTCGCAAGTTATCTAAAAGCAATCGATCAATATAGTGAAACTAACTAGTTCTGAAGTAGAAAATGAAGCGTGAAGAACATACTTGGAAGATCCCATGGATCGTATTTGTAGACGTCAATAAGTTTGATGAGCTCGAGACGAATAGGTTTGTTCTCCACCTTCCTCTTGAGGTAAAAGCCCACAAGTTCTTCATCAGTGGGATGAAAGCGATACCCCGGAAGATAGTCTGCATCATCTTTACTGTTGTTGCTCGAAtccctcatcatcatcttctgcaCTTCCATTTTCTGTTTAGCTTCTTCCTCTTGCTGCTTTCTGATCCTcccttatatatatgtgagGCTTTAAACCTGTTTCTGGTAGCATTATCATGTGAAGAGGGTTTGCTTGGTCAAATGTCGTGTGATTGACTAATCAGTTTTTGGTGGAGATCGATCTTCGTGCTAGAGATGATTGTGATATATCTATGGGGTCGGATGTTTGGACCGTGAGAGGGAAAATTTAAACAAATCTGACGTGTGAGTTTGAAATTCATTTGCCATTTAATGGAATAGAAGTCGTTGAGAGGAACAAGTTTGACCAAGTTTGCAATTTTTGATTTGCATGAGAATGAGTTTTCACTTTGTCAAAACTGTTATATCATATACCAAAGAAGcagcaaaaataaataaatcataatGACCTGATTATTTCGACAATATTTGCTAATCATTTGTAGACATGTCAATTATTACTATGCCAAGTTTTATATAGAGCGAACAGCTTTAGGTGCTGAAGGTACGGTCTATCTATGCATCAATATATAATCTTAGTGTTGCACCGGTACTCATGTCGGAATAATTTGTACGTTCATAATAAGTCACCCATATATGTTAGGTACATTTGATGTTATTGATATCTAACTCTCCAGAAGTGTTATCAGAGAAATCATGCATGCAAGTTGCCTTTCGCTAGCAATTAGCATAACATCATTTACATTAATATTCCCTGGTCGCAAAAGATACTTGACTGGTTCAGTTGACTGGTATTTGTCTCATATTACTCCGATCCCCACATTTTAGGGACAGGGAGACACTGGCTCAACTCCTCCGACCTCAGCCGATGGGAATGGTCGAACTACATAATACGTTAAAACTACATGCATTTTTTAACCTACCGGTAaactgattttggaaactTTATAAACAAGAAGATACAATCTACTTAAATCGAAACTAAAAGCTGGCCGCGCTGGCAGAGCGGTAAATTAAAGAAGTTCTCCTTGCCGAAACTAACCAATTTTTGAAGGTATGCGTGGCATGCATGGTGATAATTTCGCAAAGCATTTGccgaaattaaaattttcttaattaattatcaGAAGACATTGATGAAATCATGATGAACAAAATGGGTATTTTTCATTATTACACTACCTTGGGATGATTAGTATCTAAGGACCGATGGTAAAAactttggtttcaactttcaaggaACTGATATATACAACCCCTTCCAATGAgagatccttttttttttgtattttaaaaGGGATGAGAAAATTAGTGTTACACCCATTTTCAAGCCCTCTTTTAAGATTAGCCCACacccaattttatttttaatctaTTCCCAAAATCTTACTTACATGgttttattaaataattaacaTGTTCCAATTTGttcaattcacattttacccTTCCaattaatttcctttttcaaCACCATAAATATAGTTTTCAGAATTTTTCAAATGCAATAAacatttaaatttataaaaatcaatgaatgtacgtgtaaattaaagaaataaattaGATCGAAGAAATTACGGAGGGGGGGCAGACTCTTTAAAAAGTACACCGACTTTCATAGAATTGTTAAAATAACTGATTTCAACCATAGACTTTTGGCTGATTTCTACATACTTTTATTGATTTATGAAATCCACATAATTCATATTGATCGACTTCTATATATTTCTCAATATTCATAATATATGTGCATACTATGTCTCTCAACTACAAGCTCATGGTTTCGTAATAATTTGTTTCACTTCCGGATGCGCCTTAAGCATCTAGGTTGGTCTTATGGATTCTCTAACGCCTCGTTAATGTTATTGAACGAGGATTTAATGCATGCTAAGGAAAAAATTCTACGGAACAAGTTTTTATTTAAGAAAATTATTAGTTGTATAACTTGTATCTATTacaaaaacattaaaaaatctcgattatttataataaaaaataaaataaaccctttaaatttaatatattgacCAATAGGTACCAAATAAATGGAAGTAAATAAATTGTTCCGGAAGTTTTAAGCTAAAGAAGTAGGTGTTTATGAAACCTTGATATGATTATTATTCTCCTTTCTTCTTATGTACTTCTTTCATTGTCATTCTTTTTATTGTTAACATTTGGCATGTGTCCACATATGAGAATGAGATTTTAATAAGTATAAAGATACAAGGtaagaacataacataaagaagaagaaaacaatcaTGAGATCATAGGTTGAATAAACATGTTGGGTTGTAGGAAAAAGAATTGgtaaagaaaagacaaaaataaaataaagaaaaatggtgaagaaaacaaaatataatgaGAAATTCCATAGAAAAGTCCATGAAAATCTTTGGTCTAGTGGCTAGACAATTTTTGGATTGTGGTGTGTATAATTAACACTACAAAGTCTATAAGTTTATAATTTCATAAGTATAAATGACATTTTGAATACCCACATACTTTTATTCATTTTAAAAAGTCATGATTGAATACACTCAGACTTTCATGGATTTCATAGTGACTTTTTAAAATTCTAGCTGAATACATCTAGACTTGTATggataattaaaaatatgtaTTGAATACACCTAGACTTTTGAATTCCATGGATTTCTTTAAAACTCTCACTAAATCCATATACAATATACCCCCTGAACAAATTCAAACGACAAAATTAGATTAATGCAGTTTTTTATCATTGTGTTAATCACATTGATTGAATGTATTAaaatctctctttttttctctaCCTCTAGGCTCATTATTTATGTTACTTACTATTGTCaggaaacaaacaaaacataatttttatTCTTTGACATGTCTAATTCCCTatgtttgattttattttatatttttacatgAGAGAATGAAAAGTTGTCTACTTACAAAACAGATATCAATCTCAATACCTACAAAACAAATGGCTATTATGCATTACCAACAAAGCATATGTTTAATATGCATTATCTACGAAACAGATATCTATTTTGCACATACCTACTAAACAAATTAAACACCTCAAATAAGATTCCACTAGTCAAGTAAAAAAATCTACCACTACAATAGAAGTAACACTCAATACATACTCCATGGATTCAAGACAACTCACCCTTGTATACCTACTAAATAGAACAACAAAAGAACGAACACACAAAAACACCACATAAGAAAACACGTACATTCATATCACATGTAATCAAGACTAGAAACATACACAAGTACCTACTTGTTAGAAGGAAAATTAAACACATACCTATTATGGAGAATCATATCTCGAatagaaatataaatatatatatatatatatatattttttttcgctagaagaaaattcaagaaatCCACAAAACAGGTGTACTAACCAAAATCAACACAACTATTTTTCACTCTACTTATGAAACCATATCACCTCTTATAACATTGAAATGAGttgttttgattaatttaaaaacttCAATCAAGGATTGGGAGCAAAGCTACAATTAAGGGTGAGAAAAAATAGGTAGGCGCAATCTGTGGAAAAATGAGAGTAGTATGAGTTGTTATTTGTCTCAATGGCAAACTTGGTAATCTTGCAAATTTAGGTTCTATTATTCAtgtttaaaatatattttttaaacttttaattTAATCTAATAAATAGGTTTGAGTGTAAATTGAAATTATGGGTTTGATCTAAAATAAGTATACCTTTTTTGATGTATATCTAATTTCTCCAAAAGGAATAGCTCATTAACTAATTTTTTGATTaaattttcacatctccaccgttcaacTTGTAAGGTCTAATATGTAGATCActtatgtaaaatttcagccaaaatggtAATCGCTAAGGTATCAAACTTTGTGAAAGCAATTGACGCACTAAATCTGTCAAACCTAAACCGTTCATACTTATAAGTTAAATCACAGTTTTGAATGTCTTAAACACCTctattttggctgaaattttacataagTGATTTACAAACATTAGACTCTAAATATTGAACGGTGAAGATGTTGAAATATAATCGAGAAATTGGTCAAGTGACATATCACTTTAAcataaatttttaatattgtACCTCGCTCTAGCTATCACCACCCTGCGCGCACTCTGTGAATCTGTGAACATTATTCTTATGGCTTGACTCAACCGAAGGCCATCAAgataattcaatttttatacttaaaatggaaaaaaaattgacattgGAAGATAATGCTGAAACAAAAACTAATTTTTTAAAGAAAGACAGAAAATCAGAACTCAATATGTGTATTATATAGAACACATGCAATATTTAATTCGTCATATAACTAGTTTGTCAAAGTAGAAGTTTCGATCAGCCACTTTTAAATGTGTGTGTGTCTTGtgttttttcttctcattttCAGATTCTTCGTACCTGTACGAAGGTTAACCTTGAATCTGCTACCAAAAGAGTGGAAATAAGCTAGCTTGGGTTTGCAGAAAAACTGAAAGGTTATTTCTTTGAAACACGCAAGCAGTTGGGTCCGTAACTTGTGTTTATAGCAAGAAGTTAATCAAATGATGCTTATCAAAGTCCGATTATGAGCCGAATAATGCGCGCGTTGATGGCTGCTATAAAGAATTGTATGTACGTGTTGACCAAAACTAAGTAGTGAGAAAACTCTCTCTGAATCTGTGGATTAAGACACTGCATAAAATAATGTTAAGAGCTCCCCACAACTCAGGTGCTATCTTGCTGATATGATCAATTAAGGCATGCCATGCGagacatttttttaatattggaTTCAGTCATCAAATAAGATTGCAACACCTTTCAT encodes:
- the LOC126786910 gene encoding polcalcin Phl p 7-like; the encoded protein is MANDADAKAGCERIFKRFDYNGDGKIALNELADALKALGSSSEEEVHRRMKEIDMDHDGFISLEELFAFQRANPDLMKEVIKKLSQ
- the LOC126788132 gene encoding transcription factor JUNGBRUNNEN 1-like is translated as MEVQKMMMRDSSNNSKDDADYLPGYRFHPTDEELVGFYLKRKVENKPIRLELIKLIDVYKYDPWDLPKASGLVWEKEWYFFCRRGKKYRNSIRPNRVTKSGFWKATGIDKPIYSVGGESHTCIGLKKSLVYYRGSAGKGTKTDWMMQEFRLPNTNAITNAHSSIKDITEEAEVWTLCRILKRNNSSRKYETNWQKTTSKLLSAADSSSKTCSTDSDGSLGRASAAQKNDQLEKSSTPRFNNNHLCNGNNQLSASQKLALKDEVIDPTMNSYINFWNPNDYEMLRSDNPNWDELSPMIDCVLNPSPLYRSV